Below is a genomic region from Polyodon spathula isolate WHYD16114869_AA chromosome 26, ASM1765450v1, whole genome shotgun sequence.
GTGGGACTGACTTGAAAGCAAGTTGAAATCAGACTTCAACTTtgagtatagaaaaaaaaaagagccatggtaccatatgtttttttttttggcaaggcTAGGGCTGATGCTTACCATACGATTGTGCATCCATTAGCTTAGAGAGCTGGGAGCGGATGGTGGGCATAGGAATGCAGGCAAACATCATGATCCCCCGAGCTGCAAGGGAACCCAAAGACAAGTGAGGCTTCTGCAAAAGCACTTTCAAAAACCAAGCATAATGTGTGCAGTGCAGCTGTATTGCACACAGTGCAGTAATACGAACATAGAGTATCATAGTATAGCTTTTTGATCTTGGTTTTCCTTTCCTTGTAGTCCAAACATGTGTCATATAATGTGGCACGGATGCATGGACTGGCATTTAAACTGCAAGTAAAATTTCACGGGTGAATTGcaagaacattttaatgttaaaacctTCATCCTCCTAGAACTAAGCAGACAAATTAAGCAAGCAGTCTGTTGGAACTAGACCTCTTTCAGCTTTATCAGGGTTCTTGTTAGTTTTCATGATTAACATTGCCAGTTCACATAAAACAATTTGAATTAGCACAGGAAGGTCTTTGATACAAATAAAGAACAGTTAACACagggtgtgtatatatagtttATTCACCAAAAGCCTTATGAATAGTTACTTAATTACAACTACACAATTACATGTATACCTGATGCCACGTCAATAAAGTTATACCCAAAAAGGGCTGTGTTGGCCTAGGGTGGAGGGGtaaataaaaacttaaacaaCCTCCATTCTTGTAAGAGACAATGAAGGCATAGGATAAGAGAGGaatacgactcctattgcatagcagattcacccattccaggttttaatacaagcttgattggcCACAGtttacaagctcaggtgtgtcagaTTAAACTCATactgaaacctggaatggatcaaactgctatgcagtggaattcttatttccatccatggaTATTACCTTGCCTGTTAAATAAAGTTTGTATTTCTTTAGCTTTTAACAACATTGAATTTGACTGAAATTGCAACATTGCAACATGCACTATGTGGCTATTTTTGGGACAGTCATGTTAAGCCAACATCAGTATTCTCAAACCTCACtgtcctgtatttatttttcacaaccCTTTCTCCTGGTGCTCACCTGTGAAGTAGACCCAGCTGTGCTGTGCAAAGGCCATGATGGCCATACCAGTACAGTTCGAGACAATTCCAAGTAGGATGAGCGCGGGATCACTGAGCCAGCGAGAGAACAGGAGCACCCCAGCAAAGCTAGTCAGGTACATCATGTTGGTGGCAGCCTGGCCATAACCCACCCACACAGAGTCCCAGCTGAGTGGAGGCTTGAGAACAAAGAGACAGATCACCTTCTCAGCGCCGGACATCCCCAACACAAAGAGAATCATAGCTGCAAAGAGGAGAGCTACAGCTCCCCTATCCATCTCCCCTCGTTCAGAGGAATCTGGAttcccttcctccctctctgCAATGGCCGGGTAATTTAGGATGAAGGCTGAGTAGAAAAGACCAGCCCCGCACACAAGCAGGCTGACGAAGATCAAGAGGACTCCAGTTTGCCCATCGCTCACTTCGATCCGGTAGACATACCCAGAGATCAAACTCCCAATTATGCCAGCTACCCCCGAGACAAAGTCTACAGAGTTGAATCTCATACTCCGTGCCCGGGAACCAGATCTCATGGCAGCCAGGGAGTCCACACCGCTCCAGTAGGCGGGAGATCCTCCACAGATGCCATGCAGGCAGGCACCCACATAGAGCACATAGAGAGGGAGCCGGTACAGAATGAGGAATAGCAGGAAGGACTTGCCCAAGATGGATCCAAGCTGCGGAACCACCAGGAGGACCTTCTGCCCTCTGCGGTCTGCCAGCCTCCCCAGGGGCACTGTGGACAGCAGGGAGACCAGGGAGCCGACACTGCTGTACACCCGGAAGAAGTCAGAGGAAAGAGTCTGGGCTTCGTCACTCTGTCCGCCTGAAGTCTCGTTGCAGCGGCTGTAGATCGCCAATGTCAAGGCTGTGTCGTAGAAGGAGGATCCGATGCTGTTGAGAATCACTACAGGCTCCACAAGGGTCAGGAACCCCCCCATTGAAACGTCCAGCCTCCTGTCCACTCAACCAAAACAGCTGTGCCAAGGCAGGGGTAGTGTGTTCAGAATCCTCGATCCTGATCCTCCAAGCAGTTGTTTCTAGTGTTAATGAGATTTGATCACTAATTGATCAAAGATATCTCAGAACTAATTCACACTCACTTAGTTACTGCTAATGCTTGCTGGTTTATCCCAGATGCCACAGCCAGGCTCGTAACTCCAGTGTTGTTAAATGGCAAAGGTCTTGTATTAAAAGCTGCTTGAGGGCACAGTGATAGAAATCCGGCCTGACTGGCATTCAGTCCCTACCTAGCTCTTTGATTGGAGAAGGACGACTGGGCAGTGATAAGGGGCATAGCTCTGTGGGCCTGCAGGAACAGAACCAGAGAAGAGGAAGCAGTGCGGTGCAGGTGAAAAAAATAGAAGTAAAACTTAAATATTGACAAAGGGGTGCGTCTGTGTGACCATGGAAGTTAGGCAACCTGAGACACAAGGCTTGTGTAGACGTGTTGCTGTGGTAAgcatcactctctctctctctcgctctctagaTACTAGAATCTGCTTCTGTGGTGACCACTCCAACAGTTGAATTGTCTACAAGTAATGAAcaacaaaagatttttttaagTCTAAAATGCAATCTGCACCACAAATGTATGGCATGTCAATTACATAGTAAATATaactacataataaaataaaggatACTAACGGTTATGCTAATGGTTGTTCTTACATTGTCACCACTTGTGTGATAACACAGAAATGGACAGGAGTTCACTGTTAAGAACAGGCAGCAATGGCAGTTCCTCAGATATTacaatacagtagtctccacgtatAGGAACAATTCCTAAGGGAACACTTCTGcttagggaacacccttgtggtgaaacaggtTTTTCCTGCTGTAAATcctccgcctaaaggaacaggaacttcacgtAAAAGAACATCTTTTTGACACCGCTAGCGATTCTTTGCTAACcgattcaaaactgatacagCACTGCTTTGTAACCTGCTCACTTCTCCTCATCAaactcaaatggtttattcaatcatttcaaaactgacttgtcattgcgagagcaatctagagctgctgctgcatttttcgCGTGTGTGTAGGGAGGGGCTGCATTAATAACCATGGTGTTCAAATTCAATCTCATAATTACTgttcagagctgctgctgctgcatttctgCCATATTTAGGgatgttttgttaatttagtttgtcagttagtttattaaaattTAGTTTgtccattcatttattttatagtttattaacatacacttgttattgcttttctcttattctgttcatttcatatgttgttgCATATGTAGCATGacatatgtaataaatacattgatatttACTGATTCCCATCGTGACTGGTTTTGGTATATTGTGTCCGGTGGTccactctgtcttagagaacactttgcttgtttcccgaggggtgttctcttagtcagagactactgtatagtttaactttataataaaatgatGCGATAAAGGCATTCCTCGTTTAACACAGTAAACTATTGTGAGGCCTGGAATAACAATACCAGCTTTACATGAGTCATTGTTATGCCCGTAGTCCTTTTACACTCATTAATTCACCCTTGTAGAATTAAACACACTCAATGATAATTACTGTATGACTCAGATAATTACAGTTCGGCACAGCTCAGTGTTGAGATTCACTGTCGACTCCACAGGGAGCTTCTGCATTAGGTAATCCAACTCTGGTGC
It encodes:
- the LOC121301033 gene encoding thymic stromal cotransporter homolog isoform X1 is translated as MGGFLTLVEPVVILNSIGSSFYDTALTLAIYSRCNETSGGQSDEAQTLSSDFFRVYSSVGSLVSLLSTVPLGRLADRRGQKVLLVVPQLGSILGKSFLLFLILYRLPLYVLYVGACLHGICGGSPAYWSGVDSLAAMRSGSRARSMRFNSVDFVSGVAGIIGSLISGYVYRIEVSDGQTGVLLIFVSLLVCGAGLFYSAFILNYPAIAEREEGNPDSSERGEMDRGAVALLFAAMILFVLGMSGAEKVICLFVLKPPLSWDSVWVGYGQAATNMMYLTSFAGVLLFSRWLSDPALILLGIVSNCTGMAIMAFAQHSWVYFTARGIMMFACIPMPTIRSQLSKLMDAQSYGHIFSWLQSSLAVTDVLSTFLFTGVYPLTLDWYSGFCFLLSALISYVSAVPILHLNCRTARCRYSRLSGTDSPHSAINT
- the LOC121301033 gene encoding thymic stromal cotransporter homolog isoform X2, whose translation is MGGFLTLVEPVVILNSIGSSFYDTALTLAIYSRCNETSGGQSDEAQTLSSDFFRVYSSVGSLVSLLSTVPLGRLADRRGQKVLLVVPQLGSILGKSFLLFLILYRLPLYVLYVGACLHGICGGSPAYWSGVDSLAAMRSGSRARSMRFNSVDFVSGVAGIIGSLISGYVYRIEVSDGQTGVLLIFVSLLVCGAGLFYSAFILNYPAIAEREEGNPDSSERGEMDRGAVALLFAAMILFVLGMSGAEKVICLFVLKPPLSWDSVWVGYGQAATNMMYLTSFAGVLLFSRWLSDPALILLGIVSNCTGMAIMAFAQHSWVYFTARGIMMFACIPMPTIRSQLSKLMDAQSYGHIFSWLQSSLAVTDVLSTFLFTGVYPLTLD